In a single window of the Bacteroides acidifaciens genome:
- a CDS encoding ATP-binding protein has product MFFRDVIGQEEIKQRLIQEVNEGRIPHAQLICGPEGVGKMPLAIAYARYISCTNRGETDACGTCPSCVKFNKLVHPDVHFVFPIVKSAKGKKEVCDDYIADWRPFVINHPYFNLNHWLGEMDAENSQALIYAKESDEILKKLSLKSSEGGFKITIVWLPEKMHPVCANKLLKLLEEPPEKTVFLLVSEAPDMILPTILSRTQRMNVRKIDEASIDRVLQTKYNILPADSVSIAHLANGNFIKALETIHLNEENQLFFDLFVSLMRLSYQRKIREMKMWSEQVAGMGRERQKNFLEYCQRMIRENFIFNLHQRDLTYMTINEQNFATRFAPFVNERNVIGIMDELSEAQLHIEQNVNAKMVFFDFSLKMIVLLKQ; this is encoded by the coding sequence ATGTTTTTCAGAGACGTAATCGGACAGGAAGAAATCAAGCAACGGCTTATTCAGGAAGTGAATGAGGGGCGTATTCCACATGCCCAGCTTATTTGCGGACCGGAAGGGGTCGGGAAAATGCCGCTGGCTATTGCATACGCACGTTACATCAGTTGCACTAATCGGGGGGAGACTGATGCCTGCGGAACGTGTCCGTCCTGCGTGAAATTCAATAAACTGGTGCATCCCGACGTACATTTCGTATTCCCTATCGTGAAAAGCGCAAAGGGGAAGAAGGAAGTATGCGATGATTATATAGCCGACTGGCGACCGTTTGTTATCAATCATCCTTACTTTAACCTCAATCACTGGTTGGGAGAGATGGATGCGGAAAACTCACAAGCATTGATTTACGCTAAAGAAAGTGACGAGATTCTGAAAAAACTCAGCCTGAAATCCAGTGAAGGGGGATTTAAGATTACGATTGTATGGCTGCCGGAAAAAATGCATCCGGTATGCGCCAACAAACTGCTGAAGCTGCTTGAGGAACCGCCCGAAAAAACGGTTTTCTTATTAGTATCGGAAGCACCGGACATGATTCTGCCCACTATCCTGAGCCGTACCCAACGCATGAATGTGCGGAAGATTGATGAAGCCAGCATCGACCGGGTATTACAGACGAAATATAACATTTTGCCTGCCGACAGTGTTTCCATTGCCCATCTGGCAAACGGGAACTTTATCAAGGCACTCGAAACGATTCATCTGAATGAAGAGAACCAGTTGTTTTTTGACTTGTTTGTCAGCCTGATGCGATTGTCTTACCAACGGAAAATCAGGGAGATGAAAATGTGGAGCGAGCAAGTGGCGGGCATGGGACGTGAGCGTCAGAAGAACTTCCTGGAATATTGCCAACGCATGATTCGGGAGAATTTTATCTTCAACCTGCACCAACGCGACCTGACGTATATGACGATTAATGAACAGAATTTTGCAACCCGCTTTGCGCCCTTTGTCAACGAACGGAATGTGATAGGCATCATGGACGAATTAAGCGAAGCGCAACTACATATAGAACAGAATGTAAATGCCAAGATGGTATTCTTCGACTTCTCGCTGAAGATGATTGTACTGTTGAAGCAATAA
- the metF gene encoding methylenetetrahydrofolate reductase [NAD(P)H]: protein MKVIDLIHSNKKTAFSFEILPPLKGTGIEKLYQTIDTLREFDPKYINITTHRSEYVYKDLGNGLFQRNRLRRRPGTVAVAAAIQNKYNITVVPHILCSGFTREETEYVLLDLQFLNITELLVLRGDKAKHESAFTPEGDGYHHAIELQEQINNFNKGIFVDGSEMKVSNTPFSYGVACYPEKHEEAPNIETDLYWLKKKVENGAEYAVTQLFYDNRKYFEFVEHAKAAGINIPIIPGIKPFKKLSQLSMVPKTFKVDLPEDLVKEALKCKNDAEAEQVGIEWCVAQCKELMAHGVPSIHFYSIGAVDSIKEVAKIIY, encoded by the coding sequence ATGAAAGTAATTGATTTAATACATAGCAACAAGAAAACAGCTTTTTCTTTCGAGATACTTCCACCGCTGAAAGGAACGGGAATAGAAAAGTTATATCAGACAATCGATACGCTTCGGGAATTTGACCCGAAATATATCAATATCACCACCCACCGCAGCGAATACGTGTATAAAGACCTCGGTAACGGATTGTTTCAGAGAAACCGCCTGAGAAGGCGTCCGGGAACGGTTGCCGTGGCTGCCGCCATCCAGAATAAATACAATATTACAGTAGTCCCGCATATTTTGTGCAGCGGATTCACACGTGAAGAGACCGAGTATGTATTGCTCGACCTGCAATTTCTGAATATCACGGAATTACTGGTATTGCGTGGTGACAAAGCGAAACATGAGTCGGCATTTACACCGGAAGGCGACGGTTATCATCATGCTATCGAGTTGCAGGAACAAATCAATAATTTCAATAAAGGCATTTTTGTGGACGGTTCGGAGATGAAAGTCAGCAATACGCCGTTTTCATACGGGGTGGCTTGTTATCCGGAGAAGCACGAAGAAGCGCCTAATATCGAGACTGACCTTTACTGGCTGAAGAAAAAAGTGGAGAACGGGGCGGAATATGCCGTGACACAGTTGTTCTACGATAACAGGAAATATTTTGAGTTTGTGGAGCACGCCAAGGCGGCAGGTATCAATATACCTATCATTCCGGGAATCAAGCCGTTCAAGAAGCTGTCTCAACTAAGCATGGTTCCAAAGACTTTCAAAGTGGATTTGCCGGAAGACTTGGTGAAAGAGGCTTTGAAATGCAAGAATGACGCGGAAGCCGAGCAGGTAGGTATCGAATGGTGTGTAGCCCAATGCAAGGAGTTGATGGCTCATGGAGTGCCGAGTATTCATTTCTACTCTATCGGAGCAGTAGACAGTATCAAAGAAGTAGCCAAAATCATTTATTGA